Proteins from one Gimesia maris genomic window:
- a CDS encoding outer membrane protein assembly factor BamB family protein: MRRINMVLVGSVVLFLTASLATAGDWAHWRGPEHNGISRETNLVADWNLDGKNILWKSDIGGRSAPIILDGRVYLNCRTHHDVTDPVDKIHAREQVVCWDAKNGDLLWKDEFNVFQTDIPSPRVGWASMAGDTETGNVFVHSVSGLFRCYSPEGKVLWETSLAEDYGKISGYGGRTQTPIVDENRVIVSFLQLNWGKTASPPPKQAYYAFDKKTGKLLWTAAPGGAPLDTNYSVPIVTVIDGTRMLIAGNADGGCYAMNARTGETLWGFQMSKRGLNTSPVADGKYVYISHGEDNIDTVDFGRVQCIDGSLRGDITKTGSVWRVDGIKAGYTSLLVKDGILYVVADTGRMYAYDSKNGKELWTYNLGTVGKGSPVWADGKLYVMEVNGNIHILKPSREKCEELSHVQLLARVDKGMDEIYASPAIADGRIYFVTRDRTICIGDKNRKPSSDPVPPLAEEKPMQDKIASIQLVPYEVAVTQGEKIDYEILAYDANGRFIKKVDGKLTPGPGMEAVKVDGMSVTTPSDLKAPAAGTVSVKVGDVTSEARIRVFPPLPWKFDAEGLKGKQVPPAWINAFLKLQPNEVDGTTAFKSSPGKGRPSANIWLGPSDMSELAPKGYTVQADVYLKEQKRKLASLGVTVNRYDLILKGNSSKLAIQSWAPHKRMAKEVKFRADPDTWYTMKLKVDIKDGQAVVKGKAWPRDKPEPEEWTIEATDPHANTEGSPGIYLYRLADGYIDNIIVSEDK, translated from the coding sequence ATGCGAAGAATAAACATGGTGCTCGTCGGCTCCGTTGTGCTGTTTCTTACCGCCTCTCTTGCAACTGCAGGCGACTGGGCACATTGGCGTGGCCCGGAACACAACGGGATTTCTCGTGAAACAAATCTCGTTGCCGACTGGAACCTGGACGGCAAAAATATTTTGTGGAAATCGGATATCGGCGGTCGTTCCGCCCCGATCATTTTAGATGGTCGTGTTTATCTGAACTGTCGAACCCACCATGATGTCACCGACCCGGTTGATAAAATCCATGCCCGGGAACAGGTCGTCTGCTGGGATGCCAAAAACGGTGATCTCCTCTGGAAAGATGAGTTCAATGTTTTCCAGACTGACATTCCCTCACCGCGCGTTGGCTGGGCCAGTATGGCCGGTGATACGGAAACAGGAAATGTTTTCGTCCACTCCGTCAGTGGTCTGTTTCGCTGCTATTCTCCGGAAGGCAAAGTGCTCTGGGAAACTTCACTGGCTGAAGATTACGGAAAGATCTCCGGCTATGGTGGTCGTACACAGACTCCCATCGTTGACGAAAATCGCGTGATCGTCAGCTTTCTGCAACTGAACTGGGGCAAAACAGCGTCTCCTCCTCCAAAGCAGGCTTACTACGCGTTCGATAAAAAGACCGGCAAACTTCTCTGGACGGCCGCTCCCGGTGGCGCTCCATTAGACACAAATTATTCAGTACCAATCGTCACCGTGATTGATGGCACTCGTATGCTGATCGCTGGAAATGCCGATGGTGGCTGCTATGCGATGAATGCCAGAACCGGTGAAACACTCTGGGGCTTCCAGATGTCCAAGCGTGGTTTGAATACTTCACCCGTAGCTGATGGCAAATACGTTTACATCTCACATGGAGAAGACAATATTGATACCGTCGACTTTGGACGTGTTCAATGTATTGATGGATCTTTGCGAGGTGACATTACCAAAACAGGCAGTGTCTGGCGTGTCGATGGCATCAAAGCCGGTTATACCAGCCTGCTGGTGAAAGATGGCATCCTGTACGTGGTGGCTGACACCGGTCGGATGTATGCCTACGACAGCAAGAACGGCAAAGAACTCTGGACCTACAACCTGGGTACTGTCGGCAAAGGATCTCCGGTCTGGGCGGACGGAAAACTGTACGTCATGGAAGTGAATGGGAACATTCACATTCTGAAACCCAGTCGGGAGAAATGTGAAGAACTTTCGCACGTCCAACTGCTGGCACGTGTTGATAAAGGGATGGATGAAATTTATGCCTCGCCCGCCATTGCCGACGGTCGCATCTATTTTGTCACTCGAGACAGAACGATCTGCATTGGTGATAAGAACAGAAAACCGAGCAGTGACCCAGTGCCTCCACTGGCTGAAGAAAAGCCGATGCAGGACAAAATCGCTTCCATACAACTGGTCCCTTACGAGGTCGCTGTGACACAAGGGGAAAAGATTGACTATGAGATTCTGGCGTATGATGCGAATGGCCGCTTTATTAAAAAGGTCGATGGCAAACTGACTCCAGGTCCTGGAATGGAAGCGGTGAAAGTGGACGGCATGAGCGTTACAACTCCCTCCGATCTGAAAGCACCTGCTGCAGGTACCGTTTCTGTCAAGGTAGGGGATGTAACTTCCGAAGCACGGATTCGCGTGTTCCCGCCACTCCCCTGGAAATTTGATGCCGAGGGATTAAAAGGCAAGCAGGTTCCCCCAGCCTGGATCAATGCATTTTTGAAACTGCAACCCAACGAGGTGGATGGAACGACGGCGTTCAAATCCAGCCCCGGTAAAGGTCGTCCCAGTGCCAACATCTGGCTCGGACCATCAGATATGAGTGAACTGGCTCCCAAGGGATATACCGTCCAGGCTGATGTGTATCTCAAAGAACAGAAACGTAAGCTGGCCAGCCTGGGTGTGACTGTGAATCGATATGACCTGATTCTGAAAGGGAATTCCAGTAAACTGGCGATTCAGAGTTGGGCTCCCCACAAACGAATGGCAAAAGAAGTTAAATTTCGTGCAGACCCGGATACCTGGTACACTATGAAGCTGAAAGTCGATATCAAGGATGGTCAGGCAGTCGTCAAAGGGAAAGCCTGGCCGCGCGATAAACCGGAACCCGAAGAGTGGACCATTGAAGCCACTGACCCCCATGCAAATACCGAGGGCAGCCCCGGAATTTATCTCTACCGTCTCGCCGATGGCTACATCGATAACATCATTGTCTCTGAGGATAAATAA
- a CDS encoding protein-disulfide reductase DsbD family protein has translation MKTPRRFLTASVTVLTLFAALACVPFALQAQNNNLADFFDQKKAAATEAGVKTEINVSLLPQDAKAGDTVTLSIAVILPEGAYTYSTNPTFGGATRFKIEDAKGLTAIDQHFNADHPPKTVFEPLFMKEVEKYSKHVIWSRRYKVNQDVTSPSQVIINGEMDYQVCNADRCVALQHPFSAMLTGKQKTAPLSLTVVPERRSKPDPVELSFALTPASSNPEKLVQLKITMKLDKSFHTFALDQDKTQAGLPTHIELFKLEGLKPVSKQFSVNPEPTQETHGEYDQRTHYDEVTWTRDFERLPDAKAIGVEGKVKYQICNEGSCRPPLPVEFQLGSLTNAQPVAMSSLEELKSSDSDDDLIIASTGDNQSLASYLFFAFLGGLILNVMPCVLPVVAIKVMSFVQQAGESRTRIFALNIFYSLGVLTVFLGLASLAVFAGLGWGGLFQSTKFNIIMACIVYAMGLSMLGVFEIPVPGMVGSAASGQQKEGLTGAFLTGILATLLATPCSGPFLGPVLAWSVMQTPGITYLVWLVMGLGMASPYIIFSVFPKAINYLPKPGMWMVRFKEFSGIILMGAVIFIISFLDESLTIPVLIILLGITTGLWMIGSLYTHNSSIQKKMTVRVAALALTVGIGLFGYSMSQKSTNDLPWVPFNVAELKKLRTENKTVLIDFSAEWCLTCKTNEKFALNTSETLEMIKKHNVVPMYADYTDYSPTIKEWLDKFQSVSIPLTVIFPANRPNEPIIIRDLYTQSTLLSALQEAVDAPPAEKSAKREMVSTTAH, from the coding sequence TTGAAAACTCCCCGCCGCTTTTTAACTGCCTCTGTCACTGTACTCACCCTCTTCGCTGCCCTCGCCTGCGTCCCGTTCGCTTTGCAGGCTCAGAATAACAATCTGGCTGATTTTTTCGATCAGAAGAAAGCCGCCGCGACTGAGGCCGGCGTCAAGACAGAAATCAATGTCAGCCTGCTGCCTCAGGATGCGAAAGCCGGTGATACCGTCACCCTTTCCATCGCTGTGATTCTTCCGGAAGGCGCGTACACTTACTCCACCAACCCGACCTTCGGCGGTGCGACCAGATTCAAGATTGAGGATGCCAAAGGCCTGACGGCCATCGATCAGCATTTCAACGCAGACCATCCCCCCAAAACGGTGTTTGAACCACTGTTCATGAAGGAAGTCGAAAAATATTCGAAGCATGTTATCTGGAGCCGTCGCTATAAAGTCAACCAGGATGTGACCAGTCCGTCCCAAGTGATCATCAACGGAGAGATGGACTACCAGGTTTGCAACGCAGATCGCTGTGTCGCATTACAGCACCCCTTCAGCGCCATGCTGACTGGTAAACAGAAAACCGCGCCGCTGTCTTTGACTGTCGTCCCAGAACGACGTTCAAAGCCTGATCCGGTCGAACTGAGTTTTGCCCTGACACCTGCCAGTTCCAATCCCGAGAAACTGGTGCAGCTCAAAATCACAATGAAGCTGGATAAAAGCTTCCATACATTCGCGCTCGACCAGGATAAAACGCAAGCCGGGCTGCCGACCCATATTGAGCTGTTTAAACTGGAAGGTTTGAAACCGGTCTCGAAACAGTTTTCTGTCAATCCGGAACCGACACAGGAAACTCACGGAGAGTACGACCAGCGAACCCATTACGACGAAGTAACCTGGACGCGTGATTTTGAACGGTTACCTGACGCGAAGGCGATTGGCGTTGAAGGAAAAGTCAAGTACCAGATCTGCAACGAAGGCAGCTGTCGTCCACCGCTGCCTGTCGAATTTCAACTGGGTAGTCTGACCAATGCCCAGCCGGTGGCGATGTCTTCACTGGAAGAGCTCAAATCATCAGACAGTGATGATGACCTGATTATCGCTTCTACAGGAGATAATCAGTCACTTGCCTCTTACCTGTTTTTTGCGTTCCTGGGTGGATTGATTCTGAACGTGATGCCCTGTGTGCTGCCTGTCGTCGCGATTAAAGTCATGAGTTTTGTGCAGCAGGCGGGAGAGAGCCGCACACGGATTTTTGCCTTAAACATCTTTTATTCACTGGGTGTGCTCACGGTCTTTCTGGGCCTCGCGTCGCTGGCAGTCTTTGCAGGACTCGGCTGGGGCGGTCTGTTCCAGAGTACCAAGTTTAATATCATCATGGCCTGTATCGTGTATGCCATGGGTCTGAGTATGCTGGGTGTGTTTGAGATTCCCGTTCCCGGGATGGTGGGATCCGCCGCCAGTGGTCAGCAGAAAGAGGGTCTGACAGGCGCGTTTCTCACGGGCATCCTGGCAACGCTGCTGGCAACTCCGTGCAGTGGACCTTTCCTGGGACCAGTCCTCGCATGGTCAGTGATGCAGACTCCTGGTATCACCTATCTGGTGTGGCTGGTGATGGGGCTGGGGATGGCCTCACCCTATATTATCTTCAGCGTGTTCCCCAAAGCGATCAACTACCTGCCTAAACCGGGGATGTGGATGGTGCGGTTTAAAGAATTTTCGGGAATCATTTTGATGGGCGCTGTCATCTTTATCATTTCATTCCTGGATGAATCGCTGACAATCCCCGTGCTGATCATACTGCTGGGTATTACAACCGGTCTGTGGATGATTGGCAGCCTCTACACTCACAATTCTTCCATCCAGAAGAAAATGACGGTACGCGTGGCTGCATTGGCGCTGACTGTGGGGATCGGACTGTTTGGTTACAGCATGAGTCAGAAATCAACCAATGATCTCCCCTGGGTGCCGTTCAACGTGGCTGAACTGAAAAAGCTGAGAACGGAAAACAAAACCGTATTGATCGACTTTTCTGCGGAATGGTGTCTGACCTGTAAAACAAATGAAAAGTTCGCATTGAATACTTCGGAAACACTGGAGATGATCAAAAAGCACAACGTTGTGCCCATGTATGCAGACTACACGGACTACTCTCCCACCATTAAAGAGTGGCTGGATAAATTCCAGAGTGTGAGTATTCCCCTGACGGTCATCTTTCCGGCCAACCGTCCCAACGAACCCATTATCATTCGGGACCTGTATACTCAATCAACACTGCTGAGTGCACTCCAGGAAGCCGTCGATGCTCCCCCTGCTGAGAAATCGGCAAAGCGGGAAATGGTTTCTACGACAGCACATTAA
- the argF gene encoding ornithine carbamoyltransferase: MRHLVTLHDLDSSEILEIFALVQELKDKRARGERPQLLQGRTMTQVFEKPSLRTRLSFESAMWELGGGASFFSCKEAGLDGRESVEDVARVIGRYSDVITLRTFSHELIEQFAANSQASVINALSDLSHPCQALTDLFTMQEIAGDLSQQKLVYVGDGNNVAYSLANCCAKLNVPFVVSSPAGFELCSKLVNTLKEKFPNVQLELESDPRKAVADATVIYTDVWASMGQEAETEKRKQIFADYQINDSLLSAAGKNCRFMHCLPAKRGLEVTDSVLDSEHSIVFDQAENRKHLAKGLIVWLMQQS, from the coding sequence ATGAGACATTTAGTTACTTTACACGACTTGGATTCGTCAGAAATACTCGAAATATTTGCCCTGGTCCAGGAGCTCAAAGATAAAAGAGCCCGAGGTGAACGCCCGCAATTACTGCAGGGCAGAACCATGACTCAGGTCTTCGAGAAGCCTTCTCTACGTACGCGACTCAGTTTTGAATCGGCGATGTGGGAACTGGGGGGCGGCGCGAGTTTCTTCTCGTGCAAGGAGGCGGGCCTCGATGGTCGCGAGTCTGTCGAAGATGTCGCGCGGGTTATTGGTCGCTATTCAGATGTCATCACGCTGCGAACCTTCTCGCATGAACTGATCGAACAGTTCGCTGCCAACTCACAGGCGTCGGTCATCAATGCTCTGTCCGATTTAAGCCATCCCTGCCAGGCGCTGACCGATCTGTTTACGATGCAGGAAATCGCCGGCGACCTGTCTCAACAGAAACTGGTGTATGTGGGAGATGGAAATAACGTTGCGTATTCGCTGGCCAACTGTTGTGCAAAGCTGAATGTTCCGTTTGTGGTTTCTTCTCCCGCGGGATTTGAACTCTGCTCAAAACTCGTCAACACATTGAAAGAGAAGTTCCCCAACGTTCAACTCGAACTGGAATCCGATCCCCGTAAAGCGGTCGCGGATGCGACTGTGATTTACACCGATGTCTGGGCCAGTATGGGACAGGAAGCCGAAACCGAAAAACGCAAACAGATCTTTGCCGATTACCAGATCAACGACAGCCTGCTGTCCGCAGCCGGGAAGAATTGTCGCTTCATGCACTGCCTGCCCGCCAAGCGGGGGTTGGAAGTCACCGATAGTGTCCTCGACAGCGAACACAGTATCGTTTTTGATCAGGCTGAAAATCGCAAGCATCTCGCCAAAGGATTAATCGTCTGGTTAATGCAGCAGTCATAA
- a CDS encoding aspartate aminotransferase family protein → MQVTGHASSQETIALFDKYVIPNYGRYPISLVRGEGSYVWDAEGKRYLDLFPGWGCNILGYCPEPVVAAIQDQVSRLIHVPNTWYTEAQGRFAEFLCTRSFGKAFFCNSGAEAIEGAIKLARLHFDGKRPKIITCENGFHGRTYAAVTATAQPKYHAGLGPLVAGFRYAPFNDLEAISSLVDDETCAILVEPVQGEGGVNIPDDGYLAGLRKIADEANCLLIFDEVQTSMGRTGTWFGYQQWGVQPDIMTMAKGIAGGVAAGAFIATEEVAPSLRPGMHASTFGGNPLAMAAGLATGQMIEEQNLLENCQSMSDLFRQFFEQLQTELPIIRELRVKGMMIGVDLNIPSGPAVGKCMERGLLINSTHDTVLRLLPPLNVTVEQVEEGCEIIATVLREMAEEE, encoded by the coding sequence GTGCAAGTAACGGGTCATGCCAGCAGTCAGGAAACGATTGCGCTATTCGACAAGTATGTGATCCCCAATTACGGTCGCTATCCGATCAGCCTCGTACGTGGCGAAGGCTCGTATGTCTGGGATGCGGAAGGCAAACGTTATCTCGACCTGTTTCCCGGCTGGGGCTGTAATATTCTGGGGTACTGTCCCGAACCGGTTGTGGCTGCGATTCAGGATCAGGTTTCGCGTTTAATTCACGTACCCAACACCTGGTACACCGAAGCACAGGGGCGGTTTGCTGAATTTCTCTGCACGCGAAGTTTCGGAAAAGCCTTCTTCTGTAACAGTGGAGCAGAAGCCATCGAAGGCGCCATTAAACTGGCGCGGCTGCACTTTGATGGGAAACGTCCTAAAATCATTACCTGTGAAAACGGCTTTCATGGTCGAACCTACGCCGCCGTCACAGCGACGGCCCAGCCCAAGTATCACGCGGGGCTCGGACCACTAGTCGCCGGATTTCGTTATGCTCCGTTTAACGATCTGGAAGCGATCTCCAGCCTGGTTGATGATGAAACCTGTGCGATTCTCGTCGAGCCTGTCCAGGGAGAAGGGGGCGTCAATATCCCCGACGATGGTTATCTCGCCGGTTTACGGAAAATCGCTGACGAAGCCAACTGCCTGCTGATCTTTGATGAAGTACAAACCAGCATGGGACGAACCGGGACCTGGTTTGGCTACCAGCAATGGGGCGTGCAACCAGACATCATGACCATGGCCAAAGGGATTGCCGGCGGCGTTGCCGCGGGGGCATTCATCGCCACCGAGGAAGTCGCTCCCAGTCTCCGGCCCGGCATGCACGCCAGTACGTTTGGTGGGAACCCCCTCGCGATGGCAGCGGGTCTCGCCACCGGTCAGATGATTGAAGAGCAGAACCTGCTGGAAAACTGCCAGTCCATGTCCGATCTCTTCCGTCAGTTCTTTGAACAACTGCAGACCGAACTCCCTATCATTCGTGAATTGCGCGTCAAGGGGATGATGATCGGCGTCGATTTGAATATTCCATCTGGACCCGCCGTCGGAAAATGTATGGAGCGTGGCCTGTTGATCAATTCCACCCATGATACGGTGCTTCGTCTGCTGCCGCCGTTGAATGTGACCGTGGAACAGGTGGAAGAAGGTTGTGAAATCATCGCAACCGTCTTACGCGAAATGGCAGAGGAAGAATAA
- a CDS encoding YeiH family protein, whose amino-acid sequence MQDDAPAPAPEENDEIVVAAPRRSTWSEMKTAEDWWAIWIGGGLLLICFLAVYLSLPADFAEQLKAAETTGEKVSVHSPLKSWLGKPGSWNQNPLDSLFPAEKSNLILPLCVVFLISLAGFSLAVKAMGHTVVKFAVGFLGVFLLAILAYVLTGQVVVKRFNLEYALWALMLGLIISNTIGTPQWMKPALKTELYIKTGLVVMGASVLFSRLLTLGLPGIYVAWVVTPVVLISTYLFGQKVLKIESKSLNMVISADMSVCGVSAAIATAASCKAKKEELSFAIGLSLSFTVLMMILMPIVIEALGIDPILGGAWMGGTIDSTGAVAAAGEILGEEAGQVAVTIKMIQNILIGVTAFGVAVYWVTCVESKKEDSQIKPDAWEIWYRFPKFVLGFIVASALFSLLYTTLPGGDLIVPAMVKESSKVFRGWFFCLAFVSIGLETNFRELAKFLKGGKPLILYVCGQSLNLLLTLLMAWLMFSVFYADVVKEAFSK is encoded by the coding sequence ATGCAAGACGACGCACCTGCCCCTGCTCCGGAAGAGAATGACGAGATCGTTGTCGCAGCGCCACGCAGGTCGACCTGGTCGGAAATGAAGACCGCGGAGGACTGGTGGGCAATCTGGATCGGTGGGGGACTTTTGCTGATCTGTTTTCTGGCAGTCTATCTTTCCCTGCCTGCTGACTTTGCAGAGCAGTTGAAGGCCGCTGAAACGACCGGTGAAAAAGTAAGCGTGCACAGCCCGTTGAAATCGTGGCTGGGCAAACCGGGTTCGTGGAACCAGAACCCGCTGGACTCGCTGTTTCCTGCTGAGAAAAGCAATTTAATTCTGCCGTTATGTGTCGTATTCCTGATCAGCCTGGCAGGTTTTTCCCTGGCAGTCAAAGCAATGGGACATACCGTCGTCAAATTTGCTGTTGGATTTCTGGGAGTCTTTCTTCTGGCGATACTGGCCTATGTCCTGACCGGGCAGGTCGTCGTCAAACGTTTTAACCTGGAATATGCCTTGTGGGCGCTGATGCTGGGGCTGATCATCAGCAATACGATCGGAACTCCTCAATGGATGAAGCCGGCCTTGAAGACAGAGCTGTATATCAAAACCGGACTGGTCGTCATGGGCGCCAGTGTTTTATTCAGTCGTCTACTGACACTGGGTCTGCCGGGAATTTATGTTGCCTGGGTGGTCACGCCCGTGGTTTTGATCAGCACATATCTATTCGGCCAGAAAGTGCTGAAAATAGAATCCAAATCGCTGAATATGGTGATCTCTGCTGACATGTCGGTCTGCGGGGTATCAGCGGCGATTGCGACTGCTGCATCCTGTAAAGCGAAAAAAGAAGAGCTGTCATTTGCGATTGGCCTGTCACTCAGCTTTACGGTGCTGATGATGATTCTCATGCCCATCGTCATCGAAGCATTGGGGATTGACCCGATTCTGGGTGGCGCCTGGATGGGTGGAACGATTGATTCGACCGGTGCCGTGGCTGCTGCCGGTGAAATTCTGGGAGAGGAAGCCGGGCAGGTCGCCGTCACGATCAAGATGATTCAGAATATCCTGATCGGGGTGACCGCCTTTGGAGTCGCCGTGTACTGGGTCACCTGTGTGGAGAGTAAAAAGGAAGATTCCCAGATCAAGCCCGACGCGTGGGAGATCTGGTATCGCTTCCCCAAATTTGTGCTGGGTTTTATTGTCGCTTCTGCTTTATTTTCTCTGCTGTATACAACGCTGCCGGGCGGTGATCTGATTGTTCCAGCGATGGTGAAAGAATCGTCAAAAGTCTTCCGAGGCTGGTTCTTCTGCCTGGCGTTTGTGAGTATCGGCCTGGAAACCAATTTCCGAGAGCTGGCCAAATTCCTCAAAGGGGGCAAGCCGTTGATTCTGTATGTCTGCGGGCAGTCACTGAACCTGTTGCTGACACTGCTGATGGCCTGGCTGATGTTCTCGGTCTTTTATGCTGACGTCGTGAAAGAAGCCTTCAGCAAGTAG
- the hemB gene encoding porphobilinogen synthase, with translation MFPHTRMRRNRRTDWSRRLVSENQLSVNDLIWPVFIQDGTKQKTDIPSMPGVQRLTIDHLVEAAKAAADLGIPALAIFPATDPSKKTESGEEAFNPENLVCRAVRALKEQDLNLGILCDVALDPYTSHGQDGLVKDGYVINDESVEVLCKQSVAQAEAGCDIIAPSDMMDGRIGAIREALDDAGYQHVQIMAYAAKYASAFYGPFRDAVGSGTNLGSGDKRTYQMDPANSDEAMREVGLDISEGADMVMVKPGMPYLDIVRRVKAEYEVPTFAYQVSGEYAMISAAAQNGWLDRQKSMLESLVCFKRAGADGILTYFAKEVAELLQQK, from the coding sequence ATGTTTCCTCATACACGTATGCGTCGAAATCGCCGTACAGACTGGTCTAGACGCTTGGTTTCTGAAAATCAGCTTTCGGTAAATGATCTGATCTGGCCGGTTTTTATCCAGGATGGTACGAAACAGAAAACGGATATTCCCTCGATGCCGGGCGTACAACGTTTGACCATCGACCATCTGGTTGAAGCAGCCAAGGCGGCGGCTGATCTGGGAATTCCCGCTCTCGCGATCTTTCCCGCGACCGATCCGTCAAAAAAAACAGAGAGCGGCGAAGAAGCGTTTAACCCTGAAAATCTGGTCTGTCGAGCGGTTCGGGCCCTGAAAGAACAGGATCTGAATCTGGGAATTCTTTGTGATGTGGCTCTGGATCCTTATACCAGTCACGGTCAGGACGGGCTGGTCAAAGACGGATATGTCATCAATGATGAATCTGTGGAAGTCCTCTGTAAGCAGTCTGTCGCACAGGCAGAGGCTGGTTGTGATATCATTGCCCCCTCTGACATGATGGATGGTCGGATCGGTGCCATTCGGGAAGCCCTGGATGATGCCGGCTATCAGCACGTGCAGATTATGGCATACGCCGCGAAATATGCGTCTGCCTTTTATGGGCCGTTCCGCGATGCCGTCGGGTCCGGAACAAATCTGGGAAGCGGTGATAAACGCACATATCAGATGGATCCTGCTAACTCCGATGAAGCGATGCGCGAAGTCGGCCTGGATATCAGTGAAGGCGCTGACATGGTCATGGTCAAACCGGGGATGCCTTATCTGGATATCGTGCGGCGCGTGAAAGCGGAGTACGAAGTTCCCACCTTCGCCTACCAGGTGAGCGGGGAATACGCCATGATCTCCGCTGCCGCTCAAAATGGCTGGCTCGACCGGCAAAAGTCGATGCTGGAGAGCCTGGTCTGTTTTAAAAGGGCAGGCGCTGATGGCATCCTGACCTATTTTGCAAAAGAGGTTGCAGAATTACTTCAGCAGAAATAA